GGCGACCCGGAGGTGCGCGGCGGCGAGCGCCTCGTCGTCGTGCACCCCGAGCCACGCCGCTGCGTCGAGCACCCGCGCGACCGTCGCACCGAGCCCCGCGGGGTTGGAGCCGAGCGTCTCGGGGACGCGCTCGAACCGACGGAGGCGACCCGCGCCTCCAGGCTGGGCGCGCCGCACCACGACGTACCCGAAGCCGACCCCGGTGACCCGCCGTGCCGCGAAGTCGTCGAGCCAGGCGTCCACGAGCACGTCGTACTCCGGCGTCCCGGGCTTCGTGCCGCCGTCCCGGATCCAGGTCTCGGCGTAGGCGGGCGGGTCCTCGCGCTCCCGCTCGACCACCCACGTGTCGAGCTCCGACGCGGCGGGGGCGTCAGCGAACCACGAGCGCACGCGGTCGAGGCCGTCGACACCCCAGTGGTACTCCCAGTTGCCGAGCAGCTGGGCGGTCCCGCCGGGTTCCAGGTGGTCGACGAGTCCGCGGAGCACGGTCTCGACGAGTGCGTCGCCGACCATGCCGCCGTCGCGGTACTCGTACGACGGGACGCCCGCACGTCGCGGGGTGATCACGAACGGCGGGTTCGACACGATGCGGTCGAAGCGCTCACCGACGACGGGCTCGAACAGCGACCCGAGCCGGAGCTCGATCCCGTCGACGCCGTTCAGCACGGCGTTGAACCGCGCGATGTCCAGGGCTCGCTGCGAGATGTCGGTCGCGACCACCTGGTCGGCGAAGCGGCGGGCGTGCAGTGCCTGGATGCCGCACCCGGTGCCGAGGTCGAGCACCCGCCGCACCCGCACGGGAACCTGCAGCCCGGACAGCGTCGTGGACGCGCCACCGATGCCGAGCACGTGCTCCTCGCCGAGGGCCGTGCCGAGCGCGAGCTCGCCGAGGTCGGAGACGATCCACCAGCTGCCGGCACCGAGGTCGTCCACGAACGCGTACGGGCGCAGGTCGACGGTCGGGAAGACGCGACCGTCGTCGCCCTCGCGCAGCAGCCCCACGGCGAGCACACCGTCGAGACCCGCGATGGGGAAGGCTCGCTCAGCGTCCGACCGCGAGACCGGCAGGCCGAGCACGAACAGCGTCGCGAGGGTCGTCAGCGGTGAGGTCTCCCGCGCGGCCAGGGCCCGGAGCGCGGCGACCCGGGTGCCGCGGTGCAGCGACGCCGCTGCCTCGGCTCCCCAGAGCGCGTCGACCCGCTCGACGGTGAACCCGGCGGCGTCCAGGTCCGCGGCGATCGCGGCGACGACGACGGGGTCGGTCGTGACGGTCGGCAGGACGTGGTGCGGCTGCCCGTTCGGCGCGGCGGCGCTCACGCGGGGACCTCGTCGAGCAGGAGCGCGGCGGGCACCTGCCAGTCGGCGACCAGGTCGAGCAGCCCGGGGAACCGCTGCTGCACGTCCTCGACCCGGACGCGGCTCGACCGCACGAGCCCCTCCTGGTGCTGCTCGAGCAGCCCGGCCTCGCGCAGGACGCGGAAGTGGTGCGTCAGCGTGGACTTCGGTCGGTCGAGCCCGACCCACCCGCAGCTGCGCACCCCGCCGGCCGCGTCGACCAGGTAGCGGTGCAGGATCGCGAGGCGGATCGGGTCGCTCATCGCGTCGAGGACCGTCGGCAGGTCCATCTCGGCGACGGCCGGTTGGGGCAGCCGTTCCGGGGCATCCACGTTCGCGGGCATGACCGCGACGGTAGCACCGTTCGGTTCCAGTACGACTTGCGTCGTACAGCGAGCGTGCTGTACGAATACAGTCGTACAGCAGCCACAGGAGCGACAGCCAGCAGCAGCCGGCAGCCGACAGCAGCCAGCAACGACCCCGGAGGAACGCATGCAGTCAGCACGATCGGTCGCGGGGTTCTGGATCCTCGCCGCCATGCTCCTCGTCGCGATGGCCTCGTCCGCGGTGCCGTCGCCGATCTACCCCGTCTACGCCGCCGAGTGGCACCTCACCCCGCTCGCCCTGACCGCCGTGTTCGCGATCTACGTCGCCGGGCTCCTCGTCACGATGCTCGTCGCCGGGCGGCTGTCCGACCACGTCGGCCGGAAGCCAGTGCTCGTCGCCGGTGGGCTGCTCCTCGTGCTCTCCCTCGTGCTGTTCGCCGGCGCGGACGGCCCCGTCGCCCTCGTGGTGGACCGCATCGTGCAGGGCGTCGCCGTCGGGCTGCTCATCGGCGCGCTCGGTGCGGCCCTCATCGACAACTCGCTCGAGCGCTTCCCGTCCCTCGCCGGGGTCCTGAACGGTGCCGTGCCGCCGTTCGCCCTCGCCACCGGTGCCCTCACGAGCGGCGCCCTGGTGGAGTGGGGTCCCGCGCCCGAACAGCTCGTGTACGTGGTGTTCGGCGCCCTCCTGCTGCTGCTCGTCGTGGCGCTCGTCGTCGTCCCCGAGCGCGTCACCCGTCGTCCGGGAGCGCTGCGCTCCCTGCGCCCTACCGTCTCGGTCCCCCGTGCCTCCCGCGCCCTGTTCCGAGGCGTCGCGGGCGCCCTCGTCGCCAGCTGGGCCCTCGGTGGGCTGTTCCTGTCGCTCGTGCCCTCCGCGCTCCGCGCCGTGTTCGGCATCGAGGACCACTTCGCCGCCGGCGCCCTGATCGCCGTCGTCACCGGCGTGGGCGGACTCACCGGCCTGGCGATCCAGCGGCTCGACACCCGCCGGAGCCTGCTCATCGGGCTCGTCGCACTCGTCGCCGGACCGGTCGTCACCGTGTCGTTCGTGTTCGCGCACTCGCTGCCCGGCCTGGTCGTCGGCAGTGCGATCGCCGGGGTGGGCTTCGGGGCCGGGTTCCAGGCGCCGCTGCGGATGCTCCTCGCGACCGCCGCACCGACGCACCGCGCCGGACTGCTGTCGTCGGTCTACGTCGTGAGCTACCTGGCGTTCGGCGTCCCCGCGGTCGTGGCCGGTCTCCTCGAGCCGACGTTCGGCTTCGTGCCCGTCCTCGCCGGGTACGGCGCGTTCATCGTCCTCGCGGCGACGGTCGCCCTCGTCCTCCAGCTGGTCTCACGGAGTGCCGCCGACGCCGAGGAACGTGCCGGGACCGGTCCCGTGCGGACCTGCCCCACGCCCACCGCCGACTGACGCCGCGGCCGGCCCGAGGTCAGTGCCCCGGGCGCGCCCGGTTCGGCCGCTGGTGCGCGCGGACCCCGGTGCTCCGGTGCGCGTCGGCGTGTGCGGCGTCGACGTCGGCCTTGCCGCGGTCCGCCGCGCGACGGAGCCACCGCGGTCCGTGCGCCTTCGCCCAGTCCCAGAAGCGGTGCAGCTGGGCGCGGAGCCACGTGATGATGCGGTGGAAGAAGTGGAACTCGCTCGCCAGGATCGTCAGACCGATGAACACCACGAGCCAACCAGGCCCCGGGAGCGGCACGAGGATGAGCCCGATCACCACGACCAGCCCGCCGACGATGCCGACGAGCACCTTGTAGAACAGGTGCAGCCCCGGCCGCGCGTGGATCCACGTGCGCAGGTCGCGGAACCACCGGAAGCGGTGGGACCCTTCGTCGGTCTGCTGGGCCTCGGCACGCACGACCGCGTCGGGTCGCTCGTGGGTGTCGCCGTCCATGTCGGCACCGTAGGGCGCGCGGCTGGGAAACGGCGGCGCAACCGGTCCACGTGCCGTGAGCGGCGGGACGGACGCGCCACGTGCCTCCCGGCCCGGCCCACGTCCGGCTCCCACCCGGCGGCCCGGCCCACGTCCGCCCCGTGGCGGCTCCCACCCGGCCTGGAGGCGCGTCACGCGTGGGCGACGCACGTCGCCGCCCACGGGACGGCGGCCAGGCGGGCCTCCGGGACGGGTTCGCCGCCGACGGCGCACCGTCCGTAGGTGCCGGCGTCGAGCCGCGCGAGCGCGGCGTCGACCAGGCGGATCCGCTCCCGCGCGGCGTCGCGGACCGCGCCGAGCGACCCGCGCTCCCACGCGAGGGTCGCGCCCTCGGGGTCGTGCTCGTCGTCGGAGTTCGCGTCGAGCCGGGCGTCGCTGACGTCCCGCATGCTCCGCTCCACGTCGGCGAGCAGCCGCTCGTTGCGCTGCCGTTCCGTCGTGAGCGCCGTGCGGGGATCGTCCATGGCGGCCAAGGTAGTCGGGGCGGAATGGAGCCCGCGCACCATGCGTTCGCATCGGCATGACGAAGATCGGGTTCCTGTCCTTCGGGCACTGGCGCGACGTGCCGGGCTCGCGCGTGCGGAGCGGCCGCGAGGCGCTCGTGCAGGCGATCGACCTCGCCGTCGCCGCCGAGGAGGCCGGGGTGGACGGCGCGTACTTCCGCGTGCACCACTTCGCACCGCAGCAGGCTGCACCGTTCCCGCTCCTCGCCGCGATCGCCGCCCGGACCAGCCGCATCGAGATCGGCACCGGCGTGATCGACATGCGCTACGAGAACCCGCTCTACATGGCCGAGGAGGCGGCGGCGACCGACCTCATCGCCGGCGGCCGACTGCAGCTCGGCGTCTCGCGGGGGTCACCCGAGACCGCCCTGGCCGGGTACCAGCAGTTCGGCTACGTGCCCGAGGCACACGACACCAACGGCGGCGACATGGCGCGGGCCCACACCGACGTCTTCCGTCGCGCGATCGCCGGCGAGCCGATGGCGCACGCGAACCCGCAGATGACCGGTTCGGCCGGGTCGCTCGCGGTGTCCCCGTTGTCGGAGACCCTGCCGGAGCGCATCTGGTGGGGCGCCGGCACCCGGGCCACCGCCGAGTGGACCGCCGAGCAGGGGCTCAACCTGATGTCGTCGACGCTCCTCACCGAGGACACCGGCGTGCCGTTCGACCAGCTGCAGGCCGAGCAGATCGCCCGCTTCCGGTCGACCTGGGCCGAG
The Curtobacterium citreum genome window above contains:
- a CDS encoding MFS transporter — protein: MQSARSVAGFWILAAMLLVAMASSAVPSPIYPVYAAEWHLTPLALTAVFAIYVAGLLVTMLVAGRLSDHVGRKPVLVAGGLLLVLSLVLFAGADGPVALVVDRIVQGVAVGLLIGALGAALIDNSLERFPSLAGVLNGAVPPFALATGALTSGALVEWGPAPEQLVYVVFGALLLLLVVALVVVPERVTRRPGALRSLRPTVSVPRASRALFRGVAGALVASWALGGLFLSLVPSALRAVFGIEDHFAAGALIAVVTGVGGLTGLAIQRLDTRRSLLIGLVALVAGPVVTVSFVFAHSLPGLVVGSAIAGVGFGAGFQAPLRMLLATAAPTHRAGLLSSVYVVSYLAFGVPAVVAGLLEPTFGFVPVLAGYGAFIVLAATVALVLQLVSRSAADAEERAGTGPVRTCPTPTAD
- a CDS encoding LLM class flavin-dependent oxidoreductase, which translates into the protein MTKIGFLSFGHWRDVPGSRVRSGREALVQAIDLAVAAEEAGVDGAYFRVHHFAPQQAAPFPLLAAIAARTSRIEIGTGVIDMRYENPLYMAEEAAATDLIAGGRLQLGVSRGSPETALAGYQQFGYVPEAHDTNGGDMARAHTDVFRRAIAGEPMAHANPQMTGSAGSLAVSPLSETLPERIWWGAGTRATAEWTAEQGLNLMSSTLLTEDTGVPFDQLQAEQIARFRSTWAEMGWEREPRVSVSRSIIPITDDESRHYFGVRAQVEGQDQVGHLDGGLARFGRSYIGEPEQLVAELAADAAVRAADTVLVTVPNQLGVDFNARLLAATRAVMDEVDAALVPA
- a CDS encoding TIGR02611 family protein; the protein is MDGDTHERPDAVVRAEAQQTDEGSHRFRWFRDLRTWIHARPGLHLFYKVLVGIVGGLVVVIGLILVPLPGPGWLVVFIGLTILASEFHFFHRIITWLRAQLHRFWDWAKAHGPRWLRRAADRGKADVDAAHADAHRSTGVRAHQRPNRARPGH
- a CDS encoding ArsR/SmtB family transcription factor; translation: MPANVDAPERLPQPAVAEMDLPTVLDAMSDPIRLAILHRYLVDAAGGVRSCGWVGLDRPKSTLTHHFRVLREAGLLEQHQEGLVRSSRVRVEDVQQRFPGLLDLVADWQVPAALLLDEVPA
- a CDS encoding DUF7059 domain-containing protein — protein: MSAAAPNGQPHHVLPTVTTDPVVVAAIAADLDAAGFTVERVDALWGAEAAASLHRGTRVAALRALAARETSPLTTLATLFVLGLPVSRSDAERAFPIAGLDGVLAVGLLREGDDGRVFPTVDLRPYAFVDDLGAGSWWIVSDLGELALGTALGEEHVLGIGGASTTLSGLQVPVRVRRVLDLGTGCGIQALHARRFADQVVATDISQRALDIARFNAVLNGVDGIELRLGSLFEPVVGERFDRIVSNPPFVITPRRAGVPSYEYRDGGMVGDALVETVLRGLVDHLEPGGTAQLLGNWEYHWGVDGLDRVRSWFADAPAASELDTWVVEREREDPPAYAETWIRDGGTKPGTPEYDVLVDAWLDDFAARRVTGVGFGYVVVRRAQPGGAGRLRRFERVPETLGSNPAGLGATVARVLDAAAWLGVHDDEALAAAHLRVAGDVTEERHYWPGNDDPTVITLVQGGGFGRRVDADTALAAFVGACDGELSVAAIVGAIAQITGVDEEALRADLLSRARDLVLDGLLLPA
- a CDS encoding TraR/DksA family transcriptional regulator, whose amino-acid sequence is MDDPRTALTTERQRNERLLADVERSMRDVSDARLDANSDDEHDPEGATLAWERGSLGAVRDAARERIRLVDAALARLDAGTYGRCAVGGEPVPEARLAAVPWAATCVAHA